The window cataatttaaggtttatggatattggtaaatTCATTGATATCTAAGTCCTTTGGTGTCATTGAGTTATAATCCTCGTCTAAGCataaattttagtattattacttTACCATGATCATAAATCCTAACTACGTTGTAAAATCTATGATTATTGGACCCGAGTCATTGAATCCTATAAATTCGTTCAGTTTACGAAAGTGGCATAATAGTTGTATTCTTCAGATATAGCAGGTTATGAACActgatgacctaggatttcatgcatatactTTTGTATATTATATTCCCCAGTTTACATGTTTGAATGCTCTAAAATATTGTGTTTATTTCAATCAttagattattattatcattaagcATTGTAGTTATTAGTGTCATTCacttgggagtagtacttagcaccgagaggacGTAGGAATGAAGGCTTATCTGTCAGTTAGGCTGAGaccattagtagaagtccctaagtcccaGAATTATGGTGCCAAtgtaggttctaaagggtcacccaCCAGACCAGACTTGACACTTTAGTCCTTTTTggacattagtttagtagatCTACGTCTGTCAGTGTTTGTACCCTTCGCAAGTACTgatcacccttccaactggggttacaggttggaccttgtAAGCTCATATTAGGGTATGCCAGTTATTAGTAGCTCCCATAGTCCACAGTTTATAGTTCAGGTCCAGATccttgcatgaccttgtattcaatCATTCAGTTTATTGTGCAACATATGTTCATTACTTAAtcttacattattttattatattataggtACCATGTTCAGTTTATATCAATTATTTTCCTATCTCGCATACTCAGTATGTTCAAATCACCGATCACATACTTTTCTGGTGCTATATTAACTTAtaatatagattttgatgcttaACAATTGAATTGCACCTTGTACTATCTCTTACCATatcaaaaatagcaattttaatgagtcctcatcatacGAGGACCAGAGACaacatttcatttcattttattttgtcttttttgttCCCAGTTTCAAAAGTTGGAGTTAGatggggcttgtcccaacaactcatcttagtagaggcttttcaaacttaTAGTTAGATGCTCAGCTTTTGATCTCAGACTGGATTATTGTTGATTGGATTTCttagaatatttatttcattatccaGTTCAGCTttcacataagtatttttatattagttatcaTCGATAATCTTAGTGTTttgccagatcatgggttagataGGGGTCACTCCTAATTCTAAGCATTGTGTTAAGACTAGAAGATAGTCTCGGATCGTAACAAGGACCTGTGTGGGCAGGTGCAGGCGCCAATGCCCTGTGGCAGTACAACTGGAGCTTCTAAAATTTGTCCTTTTGTGGCCCTTTTTGCACTCTCCTTCTCTCTTGGAATATTACTTTCTTTTTAGATATTCCTTTGTACCAATACCCAAGCActtcttctttcttccttttttggttcaaatacctttttttaaatagtcttcttcaacaagatacgAATTTagggaagaacaccaagaacaagATAATCTTCACGATATAACTTTCTCATTTAAACTCAAATTCACCCCAAATTTGAGATCTAAGCTCCGTTTGGTATGGATAACAAACCCCAATGATTATCAACCCTCAATTTCactccaaaattttcaaatttaaagatccattttagattttcttcaagCGTGGACTGAACAATGGTAAAACCTTTAAATCAACTctgattaagctcaaatttgagattTGGATTCAAATAGTACTAGAGAACAAGACTCTAGcataaaaactcaagaaaacaccagaatcaaaacttaaaatttaaaaaatgatccaaaatatgaaaacctaatctttttgtgatttttgatttttcttcaataataaattaaagattgaATTCGTGAAAACAAATCCAAACcgcgctctgataccaaatgatataagaaaagatataaaaacaaatacaaaGTACGAAAATCAAATGAtgataaataaaagataataattgagaaatagatagataaatagataacacaagatgataaagaacagataacccaaagatatattaaattcAAGGACCTTTCTTTCAATTACCACAAATACCTATCTCCTGCGAAGACCGAGATAGGAATTGAACTCCCTCACAATCAATGTTTCTAAACAATCACAAGTTCCCaacaatcttagaaaatactCTCAAGTGTAAGTTCATCCAaaatcatcaaagtctaagaaaaaagaaacataacTATTTATAATAATGGACTATTTATTACAAAATGGGTCCAAAAGTGATCCTAAATGCCAAATGAGCCCACAAGTGACCCAAAGAGCCAAATACTCAAGGAAAAAGACTACTCCTTCGCCCATCCTCATTATGATAGATCACAACACCCTTCTTTATCTCTAAAAGGTTTCGCCAATTATCTTCAGTTAGAATCTTTAGAGTAATTCGACTTGTATCACTGCATGTAAGCAAGCAAAACATAATTGTACAAGACAACTTTGATTCTACTCGAATTCTTTTATGATACAAAAtacatttttaatattatataaataattaaataataatttgagaaaaaattagtaaatgacaaatttctctaaaatagagtcttttaatgaatgatgagaagttcaaacaacatttctaaggtccttcacacttttaaaacttgtttgaccataaatatattcactttatttcaaactatttattcaatttattttgaaatccttGTTTAgccataaaaataccaaatacaacttgaagttatatttgaaattttgaaaaaaaccTCAAGGTGgtttcactttttaatttttaaaaaaattcttaagtttttattttcataaaatagcCCCACTTAAATTGTATTTCACATTCAaatcatattttatgttttttttttaaaaaaatatatttgaattctAAATATTAACTCCAAATATAATGACCAAACACAACTCTAGTTTCAACCTTGAAAAATTCATATAAAgtgaatatatatttgattttcatGAACAAATACCTACTTAATATGATATAGCTATATATTATAGCTAGAGTTATAAATATATCAGAAAAGGTACgaatatacccctgaactatggtaaatggtacgtatataccccTCGTTATACTTTGAGTACGTTTATACCCTTGCCGTTAATAATTTGATGCGAATATACCCCTGGCCCTAATGGCTTGCCACGTATCAAAATCCTAATGGttgaactttttttaaaaaaatttattagcctaaataattaaattatcctAAATTAAATTCGATACCTATCTCGGTCTATGAAATTTTCAGGAGAATCCACAATAACTCACGCGTCTTTCTCACTCTCTCTTTCcctgaaaaaaaaatttcattcctCCAGGTGTGACTACAAATTCATGCATGTTTCTTTATCTATCAAGTAAATTGAGACAGAGAGAGTAATATTCTCCAGCCTTTAACATGGTGACTGCTGAAATTCGATACATACATAATGAGATGTAAGTCAGTTATCAATGTAAGAAAAAGGTTATCAATATAGGAGTGTgaattcttgttttatttatgtgAAAAGGTTGAAACTTCACCTGAATTATTGAGCTGTAATGGAGGAAGAAAGAAAGATTCCAACTTCCAGTTTTGTGGTGGAGACGAGAGAGTTTTGTGGGGTTCTCTTGATTGTTTCATGGGATCAGATCGGGTCTGGGTTGGGTGTGGGAATTGATTTaggataatttaattatttaggctaataattttttttccaaaaagttCAACCGTTAGGATTTTGACACATGGTCCACCGTAGGGCCAGGGTTATATACGCACCAAATTATTAACGACAAGGGTATAAACATACCCAAAGTATAATGAGGGGCATGTATGTACCATTACTATAATTTAGGGGTATATTCGTACCTTTCTCGCAAATATATTGATAGATTATGAAAGTTAGGGACCAAAATGCTCCACTTTAGCAAATatataagaaattaattaaaaatagtgaAGATTATATTTGAAGGACCAAAATAGAGTCAGTCCAGTAAATGAAAGGATAATTTTGGCAAAGAACTCCTTTTGGTTTTTATTCATTTGGCTCTGGTGACCACCCAAACCCTCAGCCTTTTCTTCTCCGtcacctctctctctctctctcatcaaTAGCTCTCCGAACCCTAAAAAAGTACTTGTCAAATCCAAATTCACTGTTCACTTGTCTCACTTAACTCTTCAATTTCACTCTCGCGGCCTCGTCGATTCATTTATCTGCATCGATTCTCTTTCTGACAAGGCCATGGCAGAAGGAAATCTTGACCTTCCTGACGATCTCCTTTCCTCTAAGACTTCCGATCACTCCTTGACCCCCAAAGGTGctcatatattttatttgattttgatttgtctTAAATTTTAATGGATGATTAACTAATGCTTAGTTTAGGGTTCATTAATCTTATATTTGAATCTTCAATTTTGAATTCTAGGGCTTCAGATCAGGCGCtatgttttttgtttatttgctTTCCTTTCAGTCTGTCAGAGAAGATAATTGATGCCAAATTCTTCGCTTCGTTTTTGTTCTATTGCCAACTCAAAATACTTGAAAATCCCGCATTCAGCAGACAGTGTATCAGTGAGTCTTTTGGTCAATGTTAATTTGACGAATTGACGCTTCTAGAtgaatattctaaaattaattgtTTTATTTAACTGTTGAAAGTCGTTGGTTTTCTCACTAAAATGTCATCTTCTTCTAGTGTTTGGATCTACGTATATTCAACCCAGTTCCTGCCACTGGATTTCCTCTATCCATCTTCAAGTCATTTAATTCTGGAATAAGATTTTGGTCCCATTTTGTCATTGTCATGTTTTACAGTTGCTTAGAAACATCTACAGGTTATGACGACAACAAGACTTTCATGGGACAGCTTGATATTTCCAAAGGTagattttgttttcatttttgattttaaTTGCATGAGGGCTGTGGATTTTCTTCTGATGCTTTTTGCCTTCTCTTGTAACTCTTCTAACCTGGGTTGGCATTGCTTTAGATCAAGCAATGGTGGACAGCAGCATTCCTTTATCTCCGCAGTGGCTTTACGCTAAACCAAGCGACATAAAGATGGTGAGTGTTATGAAAAGCTTACTCTTCAGAGTAACTGTACCCCATTTTGGCTCTTTAATGGATAATTCCTTGAGGCAAACTATCCTGGAGGACACAGATTAGGTAGAATTCAAAACTTGAAATAGTTATTTTTGGACCCTAAGATCCACTTTTGTGGCACTATCTAATACAATGAGTTTTATACTCATTCAGTTCTTAATATTTGGAATATGTGAGAGATGGTTTGCAGTTTCAGAGAAGTCACAGATTCTCGTCAGATCATTTGAGATGTGGACTTAACATAAATGTTGCCAGTGGAGCCATTCTACGAAGGGAGAAATTAGCACTGCTTGGTGAAATAGGTTCGTTTAGAATCAATTTCAAACCATTCTGCTAGAGGTTGTAACAAATCAAACGATCCTAAAACTCTACCTAACTAGAACATGGATGGGGTTATCTCGCCAAACTGGATAAAGCTACTATTTTTTGATCTAGAAATTGGATTCATCTCCTCTTTTTATTCCCTCTCTCATTCAAACGAATTTGAATATGTAATACATATTCGGAAGGTAAGATTGATTAATGTTGAAAGACTTAAAAGTCGAATCAAAATCTAGGGGGGTTGAAATAGACAAGATTCAGCTGAGATCCAAAGAAATAGAATCCGATACTTTCTCATTTCCTTgtcttttctttcatattctaCTTCTTCATTCCAGATTTCTCCATTCTTTCCAATATGCCTTTGTCGAACCCGTTTAAGTAATGTGTGCAGTACAAAGTTCATGATGTAGAACTCATTTGGTTCATCCTATTGGTGTGACCCATCTGAAAGAATTATCTTCGAGATAAGTGTGAGGATTTCAATTGAATCCTTAATTTCCATATCCCCTCCTGGTGTTGCAACATCATCTCAAACTCAATAGATCATAAAATGtcattgtaaattttaaaaaatgttcaTTTGTACATGATTAGACCTTTTACTTGCTTTCTCTATGATATGATGAATTACATTTattaaacaaaactaaaaatgaaatagTTTGTCCCATCTGGAAATTCTCCTTTCTAAGTATACAGGGAACCCTTGAGAATTAAGTGTTTTGTTGTTGAATTAGACGGTTTTTGTGAGATCTTTTCGGTGTTGACATCAAACCATATAGACAACCAAGATATTGACCCTGATCTTGTAGTACCGAGGGTGTTGACTAAGTGTGTTCGGCCCATTTAAATAGGCATTTGGACATGTGATTTCATCTACTGATTTGGAATTATGAGATGAAATCAGCGTTTGGACATGCGTATCATGAAATGAAATCCCAAATCTCCAAAATGCTTGATTTggaaatttcatatcatgatttggaatttttcaaatacaaaaattgacccacaagtttatattttgtaaataaaatccACAATTTTATATCAACCAACCATTTATTTCATATGAACAAAATTTAAAGTTGATATTATTACTCTTACCAATCTTTAAACCATTTGTATTGGATTTAATCTTGACTCTCACCAACCTTTAACCATCCACATTTATTATTACTTTAACGTGAGGAGATTTTCGTACTGTGTGGGAGGATTATATTAAAGAGTAGTATACTGCTACTCAtgttcaattttacttttttattgaaCTAAAGTTCGATCAATGAATGCtgtattatttttagaatagCTTCATGATAGTGTATTATACTTTTGTTATGCACTTTTGCTTATTTTGCAAGATTGTATAAAGAATTGGGGCAATTTTGACAGTTTTTACAACTTATGGGGTTTTTATGATTAAGAGAAAACATACGACTTTAAAGGTCCAAATAAATTGCATGTCCAAACAAAGCATCAACTTCATCTCAAAAGATTTCATatcacaatttcaaatcatggttTCATCCCACATGGACAAACGGGCCCTTAAGACAGAAAATTTCACCTCTCCGATGGATCACTAAGCAATTGGTGTAGAAGAGTAACAATGGTTTTTGTTCGTTATTTCTATGATTTTTATGGTATTTACCATCCGTGACCACATAGGAAATACTTCTTTCATGAGTGTCCATTTCTTGTGGATTCATAACTGTTTGTCTTAAAACTGAGATTTAGAAAGTCACCGTCAGTTCAAGCTCTTCTTGTTGATCTAAACAAAAAAAGCTAGCTTGAAACAACcccaaaagaaaaaacttttaccTTTAAACTTTGCCAAAGTTTCTATCACCTTGAAGCATTATTCTTCCTAGACTTTCGAATATGAAATTCTGGAAGTGACTACTACTGTTACCTACTGTACTGTTAAACAGAACTGGAGAAAATTTCCCTTCATTTGCAACCTTCATACGGGATTTATTCACCTGTGATCTTTTTAAGATTTGAATTTTCATTCTTCTCTCCATAAATCTAAGTGCCAGATGTTCAGATGTTACACTTACTCATATTTCTTTTATACTGCTTGAAGTTTCTACTAAAATGTTTTCTCCCGTGTTTTATTCATCATAGGAAACGCGTCCACCAAGCTCTCTGTCCCTTGGAAGTTCTGTTGATTCAAGTCAGAAGGAGGCTTGGCGTGCAGATGTACCTGAGGAGAAAAAGGATTGGAGAAGAACGACACTGGAGACTGAGAGTGGCCGTCGGTGGCGTGAGGAAGAGAGGGAAACTGGCTTGTTTGGTCGGAGAGAACGAAGGAAAACTGATCGCCGTGCCGAGCATGATGTTAATAACCGCAATTCTGGGCTTGATACGAGACGTGATAACAAGTGGTCTTCTAGGTGGGGTCCTgatgacaaagaaaaagaaaatcacagTGAGAAAAGGATAGATGTAGACAAAGATGATGCTAATAATGATGGTCAAACGTTTGTGGCTAACCGTACTGTTTCAGAACGGGAGTCAGATTCTCGTGACAAGTGGCGTCCACGCCATAGAATGGAGGGAAACTCGGCGGCTCCAAGTTCCTATCGAGTTGCTCCAGGCTTTGGACAGGAGAGAGGAAAAGTAGAAGGGTCAAATGTGGGATTTAACTTGGGTCGTGGGAGGTCTACAGGGACTATTGTTAGACCTTCCTCTGGGGGTGCAATTGGTGCTTCACCATTTGAAAATTCTGTTGCTGGAAATTCAAGCGTCTTGACTGGCATATTTTGTTATCCAAGGGGGAAAACTTTAGACGTATACCGCAGGCAAAAGCATGGTTCATCTCTTTGTGGCATGCCTGAAAATATGGAAGAAGCACCCCCAGTCACTCAACTAATTGCTATTGAACCATTAGCTTTTGTTGTTCCTGATGCTGCGGAGGAGGTGAGCTACATCTATTACCTCATTTGTTCAGACTTGTAGGTTTTCTAAGTGTTCAAAACATATTTGATACCATAAAGTTGCTTGATCAATCTTATAGGCTGTCCTCAGTGATATATGGAAGGGTAAAATTATCGGCGGTGGCGTTTCTTACAATTGTCTTTGGAAGGGTCAATCTATGGATAATGTCACAGGTAATTGTTTCTCAAAAACTATATGTACTACTCCCAATCCTGTCCATTATCTTTTTGTTGGAGTAGGATATGGGATTCTCTctgaattttgtttttttatttttcagaaatagtGGATACGGAGCCCAAAATTCCCTCCGCTGATGTCACTGAAGAGACAGTTAATAGGTTACTGAAAACTTCAATAGTTGTTGAAGAAGCCAATACCTATAGCTTTGCTTACAAGAATGGTGTCAAAGTCAAGTTGGATGGTGAGTAAAGTATCACCTCCATTTATTTGGAATATTATCAGCTCTTCTCATCAAGGTAGATTTTCCTGTTGACTTCTGACAAAGGGACTTGTTTGCTATTCAGGAGGAGATAATCATGAAAGACAGATAGACAAATTTTCTGAAGCTATTGCTGTGGATGGAAGTTTGTTGACCAGGAAGAGAACTGATAATAGAGACTGCTTTAAAGACATTAGTCGGTCCCAGTCTGATATTTTTGCGCACAGTTTTCCAGATTCCGGAGTAACCTGGACGTCAATCTTTGAGAACAATCAACATGTTGCTTTTGATGGCAGTTCGAAGGTTTCTGATGATTCAAGTTCTTTATTTGTGAAGTCCTCTTCTGAAATATATTGGACCAACCTTCTAGGAAGGGGTATTCCACCTGAGGAGTTGAGTTTGTACTATCGTGATCCTCAGGGCGAAATCCAGGGGCCATTTCTTGGTGCTGACATCATATCATGGTTTGATCAGGGATTTTTTGGTCTAGACTTACCAGTTCGTTTGGAAGATGCTCCTGAAGATTCTTCTTTCTATAAACTTGGTGATGTATTGCCgcatttgaaatttgaacatgagtaTGTTGGTAACACCAATCTTTCACAGGCAGAACCATCTGCTGTACTAGGAGGGAAGTTGGATTCTGGTTTATGTAGCTCCTCTTCTGTTTCTGAGATGGTTGGTTCTGCTTCCCTTGATGGGTTGAGCTGGCCGCCATCTGATTTTGATGAACTTGGTGGATATCGTATTCATTCAATACCTGATCATTCAGCTCGTCAGTATAAACCTCCATATTCACAAACCGAAGACTTTAACGATTTTGTTGCTCAAGGTGAAGGTGAGTTAGCATTTTCACCTTGGATCCTTATTGTTTATATCAATGCATAACCTCCTGTTGCTTTGGAGGGGGGAATGTAGCCTCTTTCCTTGCAAATAGGCCATCAAGATCATAGTATTTAATGCAGGTAGCGTTTGTCTGTTTTACTGTTCAAGTCTTTAAGTTTCCGTCTTCGTTTGCAGAAATTGTGTTTCCAGGAAGACCTGGAAACGGTGGCAATTCTATTGGAAAAACTTCGACAGGCCTTACGGATCCTTCAGCTATCTACTGTGCGACTCCAAGCGCTATGCCTGAGGCTGGAGTTCCAAATAATGAAGAGACAATGCATCCACTTGGTTTATTTTGGTCAGAGCTTGAAGGCACCACAGGAAAGAGTGGTTCTGTCTCAGATGTTCTTCTTAGAGGAAGTGGCCAGGATCAAGTTCTAAACCCTGGTGCTGCAAGGTTTGGGCCATTTGGTGCTAAGATAGACTCAACCTCTGTTGTGGAGACATGGACTGATGCTTATAGAAGAAATGCTGTATCTGAACCCAACATATATGAAAATGCTATGGATGCCAGCCACTTGTTTCACCAGGATCATGAAGTGAACCGGTTTGAGTTGGCAGACAAGCTGTTTTCCCAACAACTTCAGGAACAGCATCCTCATAATTTGATGTCTTCTCATAATAGTCACTTGAATGAAGCAAAGATGGAACGTGCGGCAAATCATAATTCAGTACACCAACCACAGTTGGCGAGTCAGACTGGGCAGGATCTGGAACACTTTATGGCATTTCAGCTGCAACAGCAGAGACAGTTACAGCTTCAACAACTACAGCAACAGCAACAGTTCCGTCAACAGCAAATGCTAATGAAAGAACAACAGTCCCAAGCTAGGCAGCTGGTTCTTGAACAATTATTGCAGAGTCAAGTACGTGATCCAAGTTACACACAATCACATCTTGATGCTATTAGGCATAGCAGTGCTCTGGAGCAGGTGTTGATAAAGCAACAAATTCTGAGTGAACTACAACAACGTCCGCATCTTCCGCCAAGACATGCTGAACCATCTATTGAGCATCTCATTCAAGCAAAGTTTGGTCAAATACCACATCAAGGGCCTCAAAATGATTTAATAGAGCTCCTATCAGGGGTAAAGCATGCACAGTTGCACCCTTTGGAGCATCAAGTATTACAACAAGAGCATGCACATGAGAGGCTAAGGCAACATTTGGGAATGGAGGAAGATAGACAGATTGGTGCTGTCTGGCCTGTTGATGAAGCTGGTCAGTATCTACGAAATCCAGGTGTTACTACTCGTCGAGCTAACTCTGGATTTGGTCCATTGGATATTTACCAACAGCAACAGATACCCCCTCCTGAAGAACATGTCAGTCATCTGGAAAGGAATTTGTCAATGCAGGATAGACTTCAGTGGGGTCTCTATGACTCTGGATTTCTGGCTTTGGAACGGAAGATGTCAATACCAGGTGGTGGTGGTGTTAATTTGGATGCTGTAAATCCTCTAGTGCGCGCACAAGGTTTAGAAATGCAAGATCCAAATTCAAGGATTCACTCAGCTGGTCATATGCCTGGTTTCTCGAGTGGCATCCACTTGCAATCTCCTCACCGTCCTCTGTTTTCAAATCAATTTCATGCTCCGAATGCAGACATCATTGACAATCATTGGTCCGAAAGAAATGGTCAGTTATCCGCTGAATGGATGGAAACTAGGATGCAGCAACTACATTTTAACGGTGAGAGGCAAAGAAGGGATTTTGATGTCAAAAGGGCTTCTGAAGATCAAAGTATGTGGATGTCAACTGGTGCTAATGATGACAGTCCAAAGCGGTTGCTAATGGAACTGCTCCAGCAAAAGTCTGGCCAGCAGTCTATTGAGCAAGCAGAAATGACCCGAGGGATTTTGTTTGAGAGGGGTTTTCACTCTGGTCACTTTTCTGCGACAAATGCTTTAAACCGTTCGTTCAACCCTCTTTTGGATCAGGATATGAGTCTAAACCAAGCTTTTACTGTTGGGTCATATGGTTCTAGTTCAGGTTTTCCACCTCAGAGAGATCATGTAGATGAGATTGCCGGTGGTCTTGATGTTGGTGAGAGATTGCCCTTCAATTTACTTTGTGGAGCATTAGCTGAAGCTGAACCTGTCTTTTCCAGCATCAATGATGCCTCTCAGGTAATTTACAAGACCCCCGGACGTAGGCATCTTATATgtgatggaattatagatgcgtTCTTACATGTCACGATGGTTATCTGTAGCTACATC of the Capsicum annuum cultivar UCD-10X-F1 chromosome 11, UCD10Xv1.1, whole genome shotgun sequence genome contains:
- the LOC107847456 gene encoding protein ESSENTIAL FOR POTEXVIRUS ACCUMULATION 1 isoform X2 codes for the protein MAEGNLDLPDDLLSSKTSDHSLTPKGYDDNKTFMGQLDISKDQAMVDSSIPLSPQWLYAKPSDIKMETRPPSSLSLGSSVDSSQKEAWRADVPEEKKDWRRTTLETESGRRWREEERETGLFGRRERRKTDRRAEHDVNNRNSGLDTRRDNKWSSRWGPDDKEKENHSEKRIDVDKDDANNDGQTFVANRTVSERESDSRDKWRPRHRMEGNSAAPSSYRVAPGFGQERGKVEGSNVGFNLGRGRSTGTIVRPSSGGAIGASPFENSVAGNSSVLTGIFCYPRGKTLDVYRRQKHGSSLCGMPENMEEAPPVTQLIAIEPLAFVVPDAAEEAVLSDIWKGKIIGGGVSYNCLWKGQSMDNVTEIVDTEPKIPSADVTEETVNRLLKTSIVVEEANTYSFAYKNGVKVKLDGGDNHERQIDKFSEAIAVDGSLLTRKRTDNRDCFKDISRSQSDIFAHSFPDSGVTWTSIFENNQHVAFDGSSKVSDDSSSLFVKSSSEIYWTNLLGRGIPPEELSLYYRDPQGEIQGPFLGADIISWFDQGFFGLDLPVRLEDAPEDSSFYKLGDVLPHLKFEHEYVGNTNLSQAEPSAVLGGKLDSGLCSSSSVSEMVGSASLDGLSWPPSDFDELGGYRIHSIPDHSARQYKPPYSQTEDFNDFVAQGEEIVFPGRPGNGGNSIGKTSTGLTDPSAIYCATPSAMPEAGVPNNEETMHPLGLFWSELEGTTGKSGSVSDVLLRGSGQDQVLNPGAARFGPFGAKIDSTSVVETWTDAYRRNAVSEPNIYENAMDASHLFHQDHEVNRFELADKLFSQQLQEQHPHNLMSSHNSHLNEAKMERAANHNSVHQPQLASQTGQDLEHFMAFQLQQQRQLQLQQLQQQQQFRQQQMLMKEQQSQARQLVLEQLLQSQVRDPSYTQSHLDAIRHSSALEQVLIKQQILSELQQRPHLPPRHAEPSIEHLIQAKFGQIPHQGPQNDLIELLSGVKHAQLHPLEHQVLQQEHAHERLRQHLGMEEDRQIGAVWPVDEAGQYLRNPGVTTRRANSGFGPLDIYQQQQIPPPEEHVSHLERNLSMQDRLQWGLYDSGFLALERKMSIPGGGGVNLDAVNPLVRAQGLEMQDPNSRIHSAGHMPGFSSGIHLQSPHRPLFSNQFHAPNADIIDNHWSERNGQLSAEWMETRMQQLHFNGERQRRDFDVKRASEDQSMWMSTGANDDSPKRLLMELLQQKSGQQSIEQAEMTRGILFERGFHSGHFSATNALNRSFNPLLDQDMSLNQAFTVGSYGSSSGFPPQRDHVDEIAGGLDVGERLPFNLLCGALAEAEPVFSSINDASQLHLEACGSTARQAGVTDVEGGMPVNLLSRHTSLGTGDCNVIKSSSGGSLDFYNDKSDRGDSAAEEIPKDRMAVTSKRPDNILLKRPTVLRISSTQEGLSELTSDTLVRGKNPSDATSEGGKREAGGNAANQVPDAVTSGKKDGGFRRTASSSDADVSETSFRDMLKSNAKPTAQEAHASEALDATQYARSSKKKGKKGRQIDPSLLGFKVTSNRIMMGEIQRIED
- the LOC107847456 gene encoding protein ESSENTIAL FOR POTEXVIRUS ACCUMULATION 1 isoform X4, encoding MAEGNLDLPDDLLSSKTSDHSLTPKGYDDNKTFMGQLDISKDQAMVDSSIPLSPQWLYAKPSDIKMETRPPSSLSLGSSVDSSQKEAWRADVPEEKKDWRRTTLETESGRRWREEERETGLFGRRERRKTDRRAEHDVNNRNSGLDTRRDNKWSSRWGPDDKEKENHSEKRIDVDKDDANNDGQTFVANRTVSERESDSRDKWRPRHRMEGNSAAPSSYRVAPGFGQERGKVEGSNVGFNLGRGRSTGTIVRPSSGGAIGASPFENSVAGNSSVLTGIFCYPRGKTLDVYRRQKHGSSLCGMPENMEEAPPVTQLIAIEPLAFVVPDAAEEAVLSDIWKGKIIGGGVSYNCLWKGQSMDNVTEIVDTEPKIPSADVTEETVNRLLKTSIVVEEANTYSFAYKNGVKVKLDGGDNHERQIDKFSEAIAVDGSLLTRKRTDNRDCFKDISRSQSDIFAHSFPDSGVTWTSIFENNQHVAFDGSSKVSDDSSSLFVKSSSEIYWTNLLGRGIPPEELSLYYRDPQGEIQGPFLGADIISWFDQGFFGLDLPVRLEDAPEDSSFYKLGDVLPHLKFEHEYVGNTNLSQAEPSAVLGGKLDSGLCSSSSVSEMVGSASLDGLSWPPSDFDELGGYRIHSIPDHSARQYKPPYSQTEDFNDFVAQGEEIVFPGRPGNGGNSIGKTSTGLTDPSAIYCATPSAMPEAGVPNNEETMHPLGLFWSELEGTTGKSGSVSDVLLRGSGQDQVLNPGAARFGPFGAKIDSTSVVETWTDAYRRNAVSEPNIYENAMDASHLFHQDHEVNRFELADKLFSQQLQEQHPHNLMSSHNSHLNEAKMERAANHNSVHQPQLASQTGQDLEHFMAFQLQQQRQLQLQQLQQQQQFRQQQMLMKEQQSQARQLVLEQLLQSQVRDPSYTQSHLDAIRHSSALEQVLIKQQILSELQQRPHLPPRHAEPSIEHLIQAKFGQIPHQGPQNDLIELLSGVKHAQLHPLEHQVLQQEHAHERLRQHLGMEEDRQIGAVWPVDEAGQYLRNPGVTTRRANSGFGPLDIYQQQQIPPPEEHVSHLERNLSMQDRLQWGLYDSGFLALERKMSIPGGGGVNLDAVNPLVRAQGLEMQDPNSRIHSAGHMPGFSSGIHLQSPHRPLFSNQFHAPNADIIDNHWSERNGQLSAEWMETRMQQLHFNGERQRRDFDVKRASEDQSMWMSTGANDDSPKRLLMELLQQKSGQQSIEQAEMTRGILFERGFHSGHFSATNALNRSFNPLLDQDMSLNQAFTVGSYGSSSGFPPQRDHVDEIAGGLDVGERLPFNLLCGALAEAEPVFSSINDASQLHLEACGSTARQAGVTDVEGGMPVNLLSRHTSLGTGGGSLDFYNDKSDRGDSAAEEIPKDRMAVTSKRPDNILLKRPTVLRISSTQEGLSELTSDTLVRGKNPSDATSEGGKREAGGNAANQVPDAVTSGKKDGGFRRTASSSDADVSETSFRDMLKSNAKPTAQEAHASEALDATQYARSSKKKGKKGRQIDPSLLGFKVTSNRIMMGEIQRIED